TCGGTGAGGATGGTGAGGTTGGGGTGCTGGGCCACAGGCTTCAGGTAGGCGCTCCAGGTATTGAAGCGTTTGCCGTCGCGGATGGTCAGCTGCATCTTAGAGACGCCTTCGACATCGCCGGAGTTGTAGTCCTCGTTGCGCGGGATGCCCATCTCCTCGGCACCGGTGAGGATGGAGTCCTGGATGGGATTCATCGGGTAGTCCTTCACGACGTCGAGCAGACCCGATCCTCCTCGTGTGGAGGAGGCCCCGCCGTCGTACTTCTCGATGGCCATGTAGACCGGGAGCACCTCCTCCCAGCCCCAGCCGGGGCATCCGAGGTAGTTCCAGGTGTCGAAGTCCTGTTTGGCTCCGCGCATCCAGATAGCGGCGTTGAGGGCGTGGGAACCGCCCATCACCTTGCCGCGGGGCAGATGCAGCCGACGCCCCTGGCAGCCGGGCTGCTCCGTGGTCCAGTGCTGCCAGTCTTCTGGGCCGAACCACAGCGCCCCGGCGGAGGAGACGTCTTGGATGGTGGGATTGCTGTCGGGGCCGCCCGCTTCCAGCAGACCCACAGTTAAGCCGTGGTCCAGCAGACGGCGGGCGATGACGTTCCCGGCCGAGCCCGCGCCGATGATGAGCACATCAAAATCTGCGGTCTGGATAGATTGCCTCATGGTCTGGCCTTTCAATTCGCTGCTTGCCATTCGTCCACGCAGGAGATCCCGGCGTCGACGGGGTTGTCGTCGCTTTCGTGAGCGGCGTAGGCGGACTTGTACTCCTCGAGGTAGGCCTCGGCGTCCTCGTAGCCGTAGTCGTCCATGATCTCCAGCCACAGGTCCTCAGCCTCGTCGCCGACCAGGTCGTGCCATTCGGCGGTGGCGTCCTCGTCCCAGCGGGTGAAGGACTCGACGTCGGGGGATTCGAGCATCCCGTCGCAGACGTCGCGCATCGCCTCGTTGTAGGTCTCGATGGCCTCGCCGTAGTTCATTTCCTCGGTAACCTCGCCGACGATCTCGCGCAGATCCTCAGGGAGCGACTCGTAAGCCTCCTTGGACCACCACATGCCGTAGGCGGTGTACTGGCCCAACCCGGGGTCGGTCCAGTAGGGCAGCTGCTCGATGATCTGGTAGTTCACACCGAAGTCCAATGCCGCGGCGACGGAGTCGATGACCCCGCGCTGGACGGACTCGTAAGTCTCAGGCGCGGTGATCGCGTTGACATTGATGTCGGCCGACTCCAGGGTCAGCTGGGTGACCGGGCCGGCGGCGCGGGCCCGCAGCCCGTTGAGGTCGTCGATTTTCTCAACCGGGCCGGCCGAGCCGAGGAACATGGTGCCCACCGGCCAGGTGGCCACGTACTGCAGGTTGTTCTGCTCGAGCTGCTCGCGGGCCGGCTCGTAGTCGGTGTGCATGTCGTAGAGTGCGGCAGCTGTGGCCTGGATGTCGGTGTTGAGGAAGGAGATGCTGACTACTGAGAGGGTCGGCAGCATATGCGGGGTGTAGTCGGTGACGGTGGTGCCGATGTCGGCGCGCCCGTCGCGCAGGCAGTTGATGACCTCGTCGACGGCGCAGAGGGCCTCGAAGGAGGTGCGCTCGAACTCGATGCGCCCGTCGGTGCGCTCCTCGACGAGGTCGAGGTAGTGCTGCTCGATGGCAGAGTGCGGGGTGCCTTCCAGGGCACCGGCGGCCAGAGTGAAGGTGTAGGTCTCACCATCGTCAGCGCCGTCGCCTCCGGTGGGCTCGCCCTCACCGTTGCCGCAGGCGGTCAGCCCCAAGGCGGCGACGGCGATCAGGCCAGTGACCTGGGCCAGGCGGCGGGGGGCAGAGGTGCGGGGGTGCAGTGTCATAGTGTTTCTCCCTCGATGGTGTGGATGCGGGTGCAATGGACCAGGCAGGTGACGGGTTCCGGGCTAGCCGGCGCCTTCGGCGACGTAGCTGGGCAGCAGCAGCACCAGGTCGGGCCAGAAGAAGAACAGAGCGATCAGCGCCAGGTCGACCACGAAGAACGGCACGATGCCGCGGAAGACGGTCTCGCTCGGCAGCCCGGTGGTTCCGGCGACGACGAAGGCGTTGATCCCCACCGGCGGGGTGACCATGCCGATTTCGATGAGCTTGACGATGAGGATGCCCAGCCAGATGGCGTCGAAGCCGAATTCGGTGGCGATGGGCAGCAGCAGCGGCACGGAGATGACGAGGATCGAGAGGGACTCCAGCATCATGCCCAGCGGGATGAGCGCCAGCAGCAGCAGAGCCATGACCACCATGGGCGGCAGATTCACGCTCATCACCGCGTCGGTGATCATCTGCGGCACCCGGGCGGCGACGAAGAAGGCGGTGAGGATGCCTGAACCGATGACGATGAAGAAAACCATCGCCGTGGTCGAGGCGGTGTCCCGCAGCGCTCCGGCAATGCCGGCGGAAATGCCGCGCAGCCCGGTCTTGCGCAGCTCGAAGAGCAGGATGAGCACCGCGGCGATGGCACCGAAGGCTGCCGACTCGGTGGCGGTGAAGTAGCCGGAGTACATGCCGCCGAGCACGATGCAGAACAGCGCGGCGATGTAGAAGAGGCCGCGCCAGGGCAGCTCTTTCAGCGGGGTCGGCTTGCGCGAGGCGGCACCCTGCGGCGGTACTGCCTCGACAGACTCCGGCCCGGCGGGCGGCTCCTCAGTGGCGATGGCGGCCGCGGCCACCGTCGCCGGCTCTTCCGCACTGCCCGCCGTCGTCGTCTTGGCGGTCTTGGCGGCCGCGACGTGCTCGCTGACGGCGTGACGCAGATGCGGGGGGCGGATGACGCCTTTGCGCTTAAGTCGCTGCCCGGCGATGACAAGGTAGGCAGAGTAGGCGATGGCGGTCAGCACGCCGGGCACGATGCCCGCGGCGAGCATCTGGCCCACCGACTGCTGGGCGAGGATCGCGTAGAGAACCAGGAAGGTGCTCGGCGGGATCATTGAGCCCAGCGTCCCGGCCACGGCCACCAGTGCGGTCGCCAGGGAGGCTGGGTACCCGGCGGCGCGCATCTCTGCCACCGACAGCCGGGCCATCGTCGCCGCGGTGCCGATGCTCGAGCCCGAGACAGCGGAGAACCCGGCGCTGGCGGCGACGGTGGCCACGCCGAGGCCGCCGGGGAAGCGGCCGAGGACGCTGTCGGCGATCCGGAAGACGTACTCGGCGACGTGGGCGCGCACCGCGAACATGCCCATGAGGATGAACATCGGGATGATCGTCAGCCCGAAGCTGGCGGTCTGACCGAAAGGTTCGGAGCCCAGCAGGTTGGTGGTGTAGTCGAAGCTGTGCAGCAGCAGGAGCCCGACCGCGCCGGAGCCGCCCAGGGCGATGGCCACCGGGACCCGGAACAGCAGCAGGGCCACCAGCAGCACGAGCACGGCGGTGATAATCATTCCGGTGGTCATCGGGTGCCTCCCGCGGGGATCGTCTCGGCCGCCGAGGCGCCGGGGACCTGCTTGTCGAGGGCCTCGAGGCTCTCCTCAGTCTGGGCCGCGACCCTCTCCTGCTGGACCAGCACGGCCTGAAGCTCGCTCTCCGGCCCCATGGGGAGGCGTCCGGCCACCGAACGCGCCAGATTGAGCAGCGCCACCAGCAGCAGGGCGACGAGCCCGGCGACGATGACCCAGCGCATCGGATAGATGGGCCAGCGCACCAGGCCGAACCGCTCCTCGCGCATCGTGGTCGAATCGATGGCGCGCAGCACAGTGGCGTAGAGCAGCCAGCTGATGAACACCGTCGAGAGCGCCCAGACCACGATCTGCACCAAACGGGTGGCGGCCTCGTGGAAGCGGTCGACGAGCAGAGTCACGCAGACGTGCTCGCCTTTGACCCCGGCCCAGGCGAGGCCGAAGAACACACTGATGACCAGGCTGGTCTCCGCAAGTTCGAGCATGCCGCGCACGCTGGCTCCGGTGGTGTTGCGCACGATGACATCGCAGGCGATGGCGACGACCATCACCACGATGGCGCCGGCGGAGAGCACGGCGAGCACGCGGGCTATCTGGCGGACTGCGGTCTCAAGGATCGTCATCGTCAGTTCCTCATTTCACGGCGGCGAACGCGCGCAGATCCAACTCTGGGTCGGCCAGCTGCTCGCGGGTGGGTGGGACGGGGGCCGAGAGAAGGGCCCGGGCGGCCCGGTGGTCACGAGGGGAGTTGATGGATTCGACGGCGGCGAGCACGCCGTCGCGGAAGGCCAGCACGGAGAACTTCCCGCTGGCGGGGTCACCGTGGAGGACGGTCTCGTCCCCGGGGATGATGAGGCCGGCGATCTGAATGCGGACGGGACCCTGGTTGGACCAGAACCACGGCAGGCTGCAGTAGTCGCCGGGGTCTTCGGCGCTTGCGGCGGTGAGCGCCGTCGCCAGGTATCGGGCCTGGTCGGTGGCGTTCTGCACCGATTCCAGGCGAGTCATCGAGCGACTGTGGGCGTTGGGATAGTTCGCGCAGTCGCCGATGGCCCAGATGCGCGGGTCCTCGGTACGCAGCCGGGCGTCGACGAGGATGCCGTTGTCCACGGCCAGTCCTGCCGCCTCGGCGAGCTCGGTGTTAGGGGCCACGCCCACGCCGATGAGCACTGTGTCGGCCGGGTACCGGGTCCCGGAGCTGCCGAGGGCGACGGCGACCGAGCCGGCTTCGCCCTCGATACGCTCGATCCCTTCGCCGAGCCGCAGGTCGATGCCGGCGGTCCGGTGAGTCTCGGCTATGTGCCCGCTGCTCAGCGGTGACAGCGCCCGGCCCATGGGGCGTTCGGCGAACTCGAGGACGGTGACGTTCTTCCCCAGTCCGTTAGCGCAGGCGGCGACTTCCAGCCCGATGAATCCGGCGCCGACGATGACGACGTTCTCCGCGTGGCTCAGTGCGGTCTGCAGGACTGCGGCGTCGTCGAAGGTTCGCAGGGCCTGCACTCCGATGAGCTCGGCACCAACGACGGGCAGGCTGCGGTTGCGGGCCCCGGTGGCCAGCACCATGTGGGTGTAGTCGAGGTCGCTGCCGTCGGAGAGCCGCACCCGACGAGCGGCCCGATCGATGTGCTCGGCGGTGACCCCGAAGCGGGCATCGACGTCGTTGGCCTCGAAGAAGCCGGGCCCGCGCAGGGGCAGGACTTCGAGGACGGCGTCGGTGAGCTTCAGGTCCTTCGACAGCGGGGGCCGCTGGTAGGGCGCGTGGGTCTCGGCGCAGACCAGGGTGAGGCGGCCGGGATAGCCCTGCTGGCGCAGTGCGTCGGCCAGTTCGACGCTGGCCAGGCCTCCGCCAATGATGACGACGTGGTCCTCGCCGGTCAGCGGTGTCGTGGTGTCCATCTCAGACCTGTCTTTCGGGGATATCGACGGCGATCTCGTCGAGGTTTTCGCCGATGGTGATCTGGCAGCCCAGCCGGGAGCGTTCTTCGTCGAGCTCGGCGGCTGCCTCTTCCAGCATCTCTTCCTCCTCCTCAGACTTCTCCGGCAGCTGGTCGAGGTACTCGTTGCGGACGTAGACGTGGCAGGTGGCGCACATCGCCTGGCCGCCGCATTCGCCGACGATGCCGGGTACGCCGTTGCGCAGCGCGGTCTGCATGATGGGGGCAGGTGTCTCGAGCTCAACGGTCTGGCTGCTGCCACCGGGCTGGTGGTAGGTGATGCGGGGCACGGGGTCTCCTGGTGGTGGTGGGTGCTTGCCGGGGCCGTCTGGCGGTCAGTCCGTGTCCCAGACCACCGGCAGCGAGAGCATGCCGCGGAAGACCCATCCGCCAGCGACGCCGGGGCGTTCAGGGTCGCGGCGCAGGCCGGGCAGGCGCTGGTCGATCTGGGGCAGGGCTACGCGGGACACCTGGGCGCGGGCCGCCCAGGCTCCGGCGCAGTAGTGGGTGCCGGCGCCGAAGGCCAGGTGGGGCTTCTGCTCGCGGTTGGTGTCGAAGGCTTCGGGGTCCTCGAACTGGGCAGGGTCGCGGTTGGCGGCGCCGACGTTGACGCCGAGTTTGGCTCCGGCAGGAAGCCGCACGTCCTCCAGGACGGTCTCGCGGGTGGTCTGGCGGGAGTACATGCCGATGGGCGCGACCCAGCGAACAGCTTCGTCGAAGGCCCGTTCCCAGCCGGACGGGCCGGCCTCGCGGACCTGGACGAGCTGGCCGGGACGTTCGAGCAGGGCCCAGAGCAGCGTCCCCATCGCGTCGCGGGGCTCATTGAATCCGCCACCGATGGTCATTTTCACGTTAGCCCGGATGGATTGCAGCGGCATGCCGGACTCGGCGAGTTGGGCCAGCAGGGTGTGGCCTTCGCCGGTGGGGAGAACCTCGTCGATGGCGTCGTCGACTTCGTCGAAGGCTTTCTCGCCAAGCCGCCAAATCTCAGGGTCGTCGGCGTAGTTTCCGGTGGCGTTGATCATATCCTGGCTCCATCGGCGGATGTCCTGCCAGGTGGCGTTGCGGAGCCCAAGGATCTCGCGGAGGTTCTCGGCGGTGTAAGGCTCGGCGAATCCGGTGTGGAAGTCGGCGCGCCTCACCGGGCGGCCATCGATGGTGTCCTCCTCGGCGGAGGCGATGAACTCGGCGAGGTAGTGCTCGTAGTTGCGCTGGAACACCTCGTTCCACACGGTCTTGATGGCTTTGGGCTTGAGCACTCCGCCCAGGGCGGCGCGCTCGACGGCGTGCTCGGGGTCGTCTTTGCGGAGCATCGAATGTCCCATGGCCCGCTTCATCAGCGAGCCCTCTTCGTCGGCGGTGTAAGTCTCGGGGTCGTGGTCGATGGTGTGAATGGCGCTGAAACCCACGACGAGGTAGCGGTCGATGGCGGGCACCCAGTGGACCGGCGCGATCTCGCGCAGCCGGCGGTAGATGGGATACGGGTCGGCGTAGAGCTGGTCGATGGCGACGCCGTCGGCCACCGGCGCCTCGATGGGGGCGGTGTTCGCGGCCCAGGTCTCGGGGGTGGGTGTGATCGTCATCGTGAGCCTCCTCGCTCTAAAATGTGATTCACAGCACATTCGTGCGCTCACATCAGTATGGCGTGGATCACATAACCGGGTAAAACGGTTTGATTCGGGGTATATCCGCGGTAGAACCGTGATTGTCAGCAAGGTCCGCAGATGCGCCTGCCCGGGCCGCTGGCGCGGTCCCGGGCAGACGGTCTCAGCAGCTGCAGCCGATCACTGGGCGGCCTGGTCAATGCAGCTGCTCGTGGCGTCTTCGGCGTCGGGGTCGGTGTGCTCCTCGAGGCTAGCCAGGTAGTCCTCGAGGACCTGGTCGGCGTTCTCCAGCCCCTGGTCGGCGGCCAGCGCGACCCACTCCTCCTGGAGACTGTCGCCGGTCCCCTCGGCCCAGGCGTTGGAAGCATCCTCGTCCCAGCGGGTAAAGCTCTCGAGGTTCTCAGCCTCGAGCATCTGGGGGCACTGTTCGATGGCCTGCTCGTAGAAGATCCCAGCTCCGGCGCCGCTGGAGAGGTCGGCGGCGACGTCGTCGACCACCTGCTTGAGCTCGTCGTCGAGCTCCTCGTAGGCGTCGAGGTTCATCCACATGCCGAAGGCTGAGTACTCGCCGACACCCGGGTCGGTCCAGTGGGGCAGCAGCTCATTGAGCTGGTAGTTGACAGGGAAGTCGATGCTGGCGGCCACAGAGTCGATGACGCCGCGCTCGATGCCTTCGAAGACTTCGTTGGCGGCCAGGGAGATGACGTTGACCCCCTGGTTCTCGTAGAGGGAGATGGCCAGGGGCCCGGAGGCGCGCAGGGAGAGTCCCGCCAGGTCTTCGGGCGTTTCCACAGGTTCGTGGGTACCGATGAGCATCCGTCCGACCGGCCAGGTGGCCAGGTGGTGGATATTGTTGCCGGTCATCACTGCCTGGGCGTCCTCGTTGGTGACGTGCAGCTCGTGCAGGGCCTGGGTGATGGCCTGCCAGTCCTGGCCGATGAAGGGGATTGAGACCATCGACGTCGAGGGGAAGTAGGCCGGGGTGTAGTCGGGGATGCTCACCCCGAGCTGGGCGCGGCCGTCGCGGACGCAGTCAATGACTTCGACGGCGTCGCAGAGTGAATAAGCCTCGGTGCGCTCAATCTCGATGCGTCCCTCGCTGCGGGATTCGAGCTCATCGGCGTACCACTCCTGGACCTCGGCACTCGGGGTGCCTTCGGCGGCGGAGGTGACCAGGGTGAGAGTGACCTCGGGGGCAGCGTCACCTCCGTTGCCCTCCCCACTGTCGTTGCCTTCAACCTCCCCGCCGCAGGCGGCCAGCAGCCCGAGGGCGGCCACGGCGGTCAGGGACCGGCGGTGCGATGTGCGTGTGACCATGTCGTTGTTCCTTTCGTGGAGCCCGGCACGGCATGCCGGGCGTGGGCGCCTCGGGGCTAGGCGGTCAGCCCTCTCCCCAGAAGCGGTAGACCTCGGTGTGGTCGGTGTTTCCCAGTGCGGCTTCAGCGGCGCCGAACTGGGCGGAGACGGCCTGGCAGACCGGGGCGTGGTGGCCGACGGTGCGCTGCAGATTCTCGGCGATCCGCACGTCCTTGGCTATCAGCGGCAGGGCGAATCCACTGGCGTAGCGTCCTTCGACCACGTGGGGACCCAGCACGTGGGTGGTGATGAAGCTCTGTCCGGTGGAGTCGTTGAGGACATCGACCATCACGGCGGGATCGAGGCCGAAGCGACCGCCGGCAGTGAGGGCCTCGGAGGTCGCAGCGACGGAGGAGGCGGCGACAAAGTTGTTCAATGCTTTCATCGCGTGCCCGGTGCCGAGCCGGCCGGTGCGGTAGATGGCCCGGCTCATCGCTTCGATAACAGGGGCGGACCGTTCGGCGGCTGCCTCCTCGTCGGCGCCCATCATGATGGCCAGGGTTCCGGCGATGGCCCGTTCCCGGGCGCCGGAGACCGGTGCGTCGACCATCGGGATGCCGTGGGCGGCCAGCTGCTTGCCGGTGGCAACGGTCTCGGTGGGGTCGGAGGAACTCATATCGACCACCACGGCGCCGGAGCGCAAGGGAATCTTCAGCTGGCCGTCCTCGTCGAGCAGCGCGGCGCGGACGATGGCACTGGTGGGCAGCATGAGCACGATGACGTCGCGGTCGGCGAGATCGTCGGCATCTGAAGCGGGGTGGACGCGGGCGGGGGTTTCCTCTGGACGGCTGCTGAGCCTCTCAGCGACTTCGCGGGTGCGGTCGGGGTCGACGTCGTGGACCCGCAGGTCGTACCCGGCGGCAACGATATTTGCCGCCATCGGCTCACCCATGGTGCCCAGGCCGATGAAACCGACAGCCAGGGTCTTCTGCTGATCCGTGCCGTCCTGGCGGGCGGCTTCCTGCTCGGCGGCGCTCATTTCTGCTGCCCTTCCCCGTCGAGATGCAGGTCGATGCCCTTCTCGGCGAAGACCTCCTCGAGGGCGCGCAGGCCCTCGACGGCAGCGGGGATGCCGGCATAGAGCGTGGCGTGCACAGCGATCTCGCGCAGCTGGACAGGGGTGACCCCGTTGGCGAGGGCGCCGCGAGCGTGGATGCGGGTCTCGTGGGCTTTGCCGGTGGCGACCATCATGGCGAAGGTGATCTTGCTGCGGTCGAGGGTCTCCAGACCGGGGCGCTGCCAGATGTCGCCGAAGCAGTAGCGGGTGACAAAGTCCTGGATCTTGTCGTTGAGGCCGGTGGTGTGCTCAGTCTGGTCTTCGGCTCCCTCGTGGCCGAACATGTGGCGGCGCTGGGCGATGCCGACCTCATAGAGCTCGTCTTTGGTGACCATGGTGGTACTCCTTTCCCGGGCGCGGGACGCCCCGTCGCGGGGTGTCGGGATCTGCGCAACGCCTGCGTGTTTTGCATCACAGTGAAGCGTTTGCATCTCAGTGCACCACGGAGCCCTCCAGATTTGTGACCTAGAACACATTCAGTTCGCCTCAGGCACAGCGGAGTGCGCCAGCAGTCAACGACACCAGCGGCGCAATGACGGAGTCTTGTCATGACCGGGTCCGGAAGTGACCTAGATCACTGATAATCACCTGAAGGAGAAACTCATGACCGTCACCGACGCTCCCACCTCCTCCCTGCTGGAGCGCATCCAGCCCGCCGAAGGCGGCCGGGAGATCCACGACCCTGCCACCGGAGAGCTCGTCGGCCGGACCCGGCAAACCACGGTCGCCGACCTCGACGCCGCCGTCGCCCGCGCCAAGGCAACCCAGCCGCAGTGGGCAGCCGTCAGCAGCCAGGAGCGCGCTGAGGCGCTCAACGCTGCGGCTGAAGCCCTCGAAGCCCACGCCGAAGAGCTGGCCATCCTGCTCTCCCGGGAACAAGGCAAGCCGCTCAACGGCCCGAACGCCCGCTTCGAAGTCAGCGCCTGCGTCTCATGGCTGCGGGCCACCGCCAGCTTCACCCTCGAGCCTGAAGTCATCGTCGACGAGGAATCCGGCCGCTCCGTGCTGCACTGGCGGCCCCTCGGCGTCGTCGGCGCCATCGGACCGTGGAACTGGCCGATGATGATATCCATCTGGCAGATCGCCCCCTCCCTGCGCCAAGGCAACACCGTGGTCGTCAAGCCCTCCGGCTACACGCCGCTGAGCGTGCTGGCGCTCATCGAGGTGCTCAACACCGCCCTGCCCGCCGACGTCCTCATCGCCGTGCCCGGCCGCGGCGATGTCGGCGAGCGCCTCTCTGCCCACCCCGATGTCGCGAAGATCATGTTCACTGGCTCCACCGAGACCGGCAAGAGCATCATCAAGACCGCCGCGGACACCGTGAAGCGCATGACCATGGAGCTTGGCGGCAACGACGCCGGCATCGTCCTCGACGACGCCGACCCGAAGGCGCTGGCCGACGACATCTTCTGGGGAGCCTTTATCAACACCGGGCAGACCTGCGCGGCCCTGAAACGCCTCTACGTGCCTGAGTCGCTCTACGATCAGGTCTGCGAGGCGCTCGTCGAGGTCGCCCAGCAGTCCCCCATGGGCGTGGGACTCGAGGAGCAGAACGTGCTCGGGCCGGTGCAGAACAAGCCGCAGTGGCAGATCGTGGCCGACCTGGTCGCCTCGGCGAAGGAATCCGGGGCCCGCATCCTCATCGGCGGAGACCCGGACGAGAACGCCACCGGCTACTTCTACCCCACCACGCTGGTCGCCGACATCGACCCCCATCAGCGGCTGGTCACCGAGGAGCAGTTCGGCCCTGCGCTGCCGATTGTGAAGTACACCGACCTGGACCAAGCCATCGAGTGGGCCAACGAGCTCGACGTTGCCCTCGGCTCCTCCGTCTGGGGCACCGACCCGGACCGGACCGAGGACGTCGCTGCCCGGCTGGTGGCCGGCAGCACATGGATCAACAAGCACGGCGCCATCGACCCGCGAGTCCCCTTCGGCGGGGCGAAAGAGTCGGGCTTCGGCGTCGAGTTCGGCATCCACGGACTGAAGGAAGTCAGCCAACCCCACGTCATCACCCGCTGAGCGGATTGCTCGGCGTGCAACCTGCTTCTGAGGCGGAGCGCGGCGAGGACGCCGACTTCATGGTCTAAAGGCCCTGGCCACCACACGCGGCTGTGTAGTGGCCACGACATGTTCGCGGCCACCGGGACCAGCACTGCTTCGGTACTGGGAGGGGGTCATGCCGTACTGCTGGCGGAAGGCCCGGGAGAAGCTCGAGGCGTCGATGAATCCCCAGGAAGCAGCGACAGCGGCCACCGGGCGGGTCGCCGACGCCGGGTCGATGAGCTCCACCCGGCAGCCTTCGAGCCGTCGCTCCCGTATGAGGTCGCTGACCGTGGTGCCGCTGGCGGCGAAGAGCTTCTGCAGATATCGCACTGAGACGTGCAGCGCCGGGGCGATCGTGCTCACCGACAGTCCCGGGTCCGAGATCCGCTCGCCGATGAACCGCAGCGCCTGCAGATGCAGGACCTCCGCCGCGGGCGTCTCGGCGGACTCGGGCCGCATCTGCTGGCGCAGCGTCGCCTGGATGAGCTGGACCGCTCCGGCGGCGGCCCGCGGCTCTGCAGTCAGTTCGCCGTCGCGCAGCTGCTGGTCCATCCCCGCCAGCAGCGAGGAGGTCAGAGCAGCCAGCCCCGAACCGCCCGGGATCCGCTCGGCGGTGAGCTGACGCGTCTGGTCCTCATGCAGACCGAGCTCGTGGCGCGGAATCTGCATGACGAACATCCGGTAGGGAACCTCACAGTCCAGGTCATAGGGCCGCGCGGTGTCATAGACGGCGAGATCCCCGGGCTGCAGCGCAGCCTCCCGGCCCTCCTGGCGCACCAGACAGCGGCCGGTGATCTGGAGGGCGAATTTGTAGATCCCCGGGTCGGAGGCCATGATGGTCCGCCGAGTCCGGCGGATCCGCACCGGGTCCCCGCCGACTTCCGTCGCCTCCACAGAGCCAATGTGCTGGCCCACCAGGTGGGCGCTGTAGGCCTCAGGATGCCGGGCGGCGGCCTCGAGGGGGACGAAGGCACTGTTGACGGTATACCGCCACGCGTCGAAACGCTCCCCGGGAGCGAACGCCTCGGGGTTGAACGTGTGATGTGCCTCAGCGGTCATAGTGCTCACGTCTTTCTGTTGCTCCCCCCGCTGATCATTCTCACACTGTAGTGTGATTCACGCCACATTTATGCGTGTTCTGCACGTTTCCGTACACCTGGTGCACAGAATCGACAGCGCACAGCACGGAAAGCTGAAGGAGACGAGGTCGTGCATCCCCGTCCGCACTCCGGCCAGACAGGAGCCAACGATGAACCCAGCAGGACAGTCCCACGAGCCGTGGGCAATGAGGAGCCGTGAGTGATGCCGCAGTTCACCTTGCGCCAGCTCGAGGTGTTCGACGCCGTCGCCCGGGAGGGAACGATCAACGCGGCGGCGAAGGCACTGATGGCCAGCCCCTCGGCGGTGGCCGGAGCGCTCACCGAGCTGGAGCGCTCAGTGGGAGTGCAGCTGACGGTGCGGCGCCGGGCGCACGGGGTACGGCTCACCGCGGCGGGCCGCCGATTCGCCCGGGGAGCCACGGCACTGCTGCACGAGGCCCGGGGTTTGCAACTGGCCGCCGAGGCCCAGGCCGACGACGACATCTCCGGGGAGGTGACGATCGGCTGCTACATCCCGCTGGCCGCCGGTGTGCTGCCGGCTCTGCTTCAGGGACTCGAGCGGCGCTACCCGAATATCCAGCCGCGCTTTGTCACCGGGGACCAGAACGAATTGCACACCGCGGCGTGGAACGGGGAGATCGACGTCGCGCTGCTCTACGACACCACCCTGCACGAGAGGATGGAGTCCATTCCGGTGGTGACTCGCTATGCCTATATCATCGTCCCCGAAGGCCAGGCTCCGGATACGAGGGAGGAGGACCCGCCGGGGACCGTCCGACTCGAGGATCTGGTGGACAGGCCGCTGGTGTTGCTGGACCTGCCGCCGAGCCGGGAGCATATTCTGCAGGTTTTCGCCTCCCGGGGACTGCGGCCTCAGGTGCGGTTCCGCACCCGGGACGTAGAGCTGACCCGGTCGCTAGTAGGCCGCGGGATGGGCTACGGGGTGCTCGCCCAGCGGTTCCAGCACGGACTGACCAACGAGGGACTGCGGGTCGAGACCCTCGATATCCATCCGCCGACGCCGCCGGTGCGGCTTCACATCGCCTGGCCCTCGGACGTGAAGCCGCGACCTGCGGCCAGGGCGCTCATCGATCTTGCGGTCGGGGAGCTGAGCGGGGCACCGCAGGTCTCCGATGCTGTTAACCCGGATCCCTCCGGGCAGCTCTCCCCTTAGTGACTGCGCCGACCTTTCAAAGACACATTCTGGTCCGGAGAGGTTGTCGGGCCGACGCTACCCGTTCAGCTTCTCCTCGACCCGCTGGACCTTTCCGCTGAGCTGGCCGGTGTATCCGGGCCGGATGTCTGCCTTGATCACCAGGCTGACGCGCGGGGAGACGGCCACGACGGCGTCGGTCGCCTGCTTGATCACCGCGAAGACCTCGTCCCATTCACCCTCGACGGTGGTGA
The sequence above is drawn from the Nesterenkonia populi genome and encodes:
- a CDS encoding cytochrome P450, which produces MTITPTPETWAANTAPIEAPVADGVAIDQLYADPYPIYRRLREIAPVHWVPAIDRYLVVGFSAIHTIDHDPETYTADEEGSLMKRAMGHSMLRKDDPEHAVERAALGGVLKPKAIKTVWNEVFQRNYEHYLAEFIASAEEDTIDGRPVRRADFHTGFAEPYTAENLREILGLRNATWQDIRRWSQDMINATGNYADDPEIWRLGEKAFDEVDDAIDEVLPTGEGHTLLAQLAESGMPLQSIRANVKMTIGGGFNEPRDAMGTLLWALLERPGQLVQVREAGPSGWERAFDEAVRWVAPIGMYSRQTTRETVLEDVRLPAGAKLGVNVGAANRDPAQFEDPEAFDTNREQKPHLAFGAGTHYCAGAWAARAQVSRVALPQIDQRLPGLRRDPERPGVAGGWVFRGMLSLPVVWDTD
- a CDS encoding TRAP transporter substrate-binding protein, whose amino-acid sequence is MVTRTSHRRSLTAVAALGLLAACGGEVEGNDSGEGNGGDAAPEVTLTLVTSAAEGTPSAEVQEWYADELESRSEGRIEIERTEAYSLCDAVEVIDCVRDGRAQLGVSIPDYTPAYFPSTSMVSIPFIGQDWQAITQALHELHVTNEDAQAVMTGNNIHHLATWPVGRMLIGTHEPVETPEDLAGLSLRASGPLAISLYENQGVNVISLAANEVFEGIERGVIDSVAASIDFPVNYQLNELLPHWTDPGVGEYSAFGMWMNLDAYEELDDELKQVVDDVAADLSSGAGAGIFYEQAIEQCPQMLEAENLESFTRWDEDASNAWAEGTGDSLQEEWVALAADQGLENADQVLEDYLASLEEHTDPDAEDATSSCIDQAAQ
- a CDS encoding NAD(P)-dependent oxidoreductase, with amino-acid sequence MSAAEQEAARQDGTDQQKTLAVGFIGLGTMGEPMAANIVAAGYDLRVHDVDPDRTREVAERLSSRPEETPARVHPASDADDLADRDVIVLMLPTSAIVRAALLDEDGQLKIPLRSGAVVVDMSSSDPTETVATGKQLAAHGIPMVDAPVSGARERAIAGTLAIMMGADEEAAAERSAPVIEAMSRAIYRTGRLGTGHAMKALNNFVAASSVAATSEALTAGGRFGLDPAVMVDVLNDSTGQSFITTHVLGPHVVEGRYASGFALPLIAKDVRIAENLQRTVGHHAPVCQAVSAQFGAAEAALGNTDHTEVYRFWGEG
- a CDS encoding carboxymuconolactone decarboxylase family protein; this encodes MVTKDELYEVGIAQRRHMFGHEGAEDQTEHTTGLNDKIQDFVTRYCFGDIWQRPGLETLDRSKITFAMMVATGKAHETRIHARGALANGVTPVQLREIAVHATLYAGIPAAVEGLRALEEVFAEKGIDLHLDGEGQQK
- a CDS encoding aldehyde dehydrogenase family protein, which gives rise to MTVTDAPTSSLLERIQPAEGGREIHDPATGELVGRTRQTTVADLDAAVARAKATQPQWAAVSSQERAEALNAAAEALEAHAEELAILLSREQGKPLNGPNARFEVSACVSWLRATASFTLEPEVIVDEESGRSVLHWRPLGVVGAIGPWNWPMMISIWQIAPSLRQGNTVVVKPSGYTPLSVLALIEVLNTALPADVLIAVPGRGDVGERLSAHPDVAKIMFTGSTETGKSIIKTAADTVKRMTMELGGNDAGIVLDDADPKALADDIFWGAFINTGQTCAALKRLYVPESLYDQVCEALVEVAQQSPMGVGLEEQNVLGPVQNKPQWQIVADLVASAKESGARILIGGDPDENATGYFYPTTLVADIDPHQRLVTEEQFGPALPIVKYTDLDQAIEWANELDVALGSSVWGTDPDRTEDVAARLVAGSTWINKHGAIDPRVPFGGAKESGFGVEFGIHGLKEVSQPHVITR